Part of the Henckelia pumila isolate YLH828 chromosome 2, ASM3356847v2, whole genome shotgun sequence genome is shown below.
AAAATATCATAGGCAccagatgggtgtttcgtaacaaatTAAATGAGGATGGAACGGTGATTAGAAATAAATCCAGATTGGTTGCTCAAGGCTTTAGACAAGAGGAGGTTATTGACTTTGACGAATCATTCGCTCCAGTATCAAGACTTGAAGCCATCAGGATATTTCTCGCCTATGCTGCTTACAAAAACTTTAAAGactatcaaatggatgttaagtcATCTTTACTCAATGGGCTACTTCAATAAGAAGTATATGTTGAGCAACCACCAGGTTTTTTTAGTCCCTCAACTTCTAATcatgtttttaaacttgataaagctctttatggcctaaaacaagcaccacgagcttggtatgacacattatCACAGTTTCTATTAGATCACAACTTTGTCATAGGaacagtagataaaactctctTTAAATTTGTCAAATGAGATCATATCTTACTTGTTCAAatctatgtagatgatatcatatttggatCAAATAATCCTCGTTTGTGAGAGAAAttttctaagttgatgcaggaacaatttgagatgagcatgatgggagaattaaatttctttcttggattacAAGTAAAGCAGCTGGACAATGGCATCTTCATAAATTAGGCTAAGTATACCAAAGAACTTATCAAaaagtttggtatggagaaCTGCTCTGCCATCTCCACTCATATGAGTGCTTCCATCAAGCTTGATAAGGACGAGGCAGGAGCACCAGTTGAGGTAAAAATGTATCGGGGTCTCATAGGTTCATTACTTTATCTCACTGCTAGTAGGCCTGATATTATGTTCGCCATATGCCTttgtgcaagatttcaagcagcacctaaacAATCTCATTATATTGCTGCCAAAAAGATTATTAAATACCTTAAGGGTACTACAAATGCGGGTCTTTGGTACTCCAAAGACTCAGAATTTAATCttgttggctattcagatgcagattatgcaggttgcaaAATTGACAGAAAAATTACTAGTGGATCTTGTCAATTTCTGGGAGACAGACTTATTTCATGGTTTAGTAAGAAGCAAACATCAATTGCCACCTCTAccgctgaagcagaatacatagCAGCTGGCAGTTGTTGTGATCAAATACTTtggatacaacaacagcttcgagACTATGGAATACAGTCAAGTGAAGCCCCTATATTTTGCGACAACACTAGTGTCATTGCAATCACTCATAATCCATTTATGCATtcaaggacaaagcacattgatgtgcgACATCATTTTATACAAGAAAATGTGCTCAAAAAGGAGATTCAGATGATCTACGTATCTACTGaccagcaagcagcagacatctTCACCAAGCCACTatcggacgctaagttttcttattttcataATGTACTTGGTTTAATAGAGTTAAGTTAAGACAATCATGAGTTTAGGGGGAATAATGCATTTCATTAGAATAATTTCATTACATTCGGCGTATATAGCATTTTACATTCACCCCTACTGCGTCTATACTTGTAATAAGCTGCAGAGATCCTGACCCACATCTCTCAACTCCACTCAATCATCTAGAGAGTGAGTGAACCTTGACCACTGCAGACATCATCCTCAAAACAGATGTTCTGCATCTCGTCTCTCTCTGCCAAAATCATCAAGAGTCTCACAGCAGAAGGCCTTAGAACATCTCGAGTGCTTTGAGTATGCAAGGTAAGTTTGCATCGCAGCAAGCCCTCAGCAACTCTTGGATCCATCAGAGCTAAACCAGTCGGCAGGTTGCGATGTATCCCCTCCAGAAGAAGCCAGATACGCATGCCCCTTGCTATGACTCTACTTCTGTACAAGACTTTTCTTCTTTCAAAATCAGACTCATCCATCGCTATTTGCTCTATATTTTGAACTAAGTTATGTTTTTCCTTTTTGATCAAAGGCACCGTATTTATAAGCAAGGAAATCAGAAGGCCAAATGTCAAGTAGGCCAAGAGTTACCTACACTGAACCATCGAGAAAATCTTTACGAGATATTGGCATAGACCTTGGATAAGCATACTTTATTGATAATTGTGTACCATGCATTTATTTAAAGATTAAAATAGTTACTATTTGCATCGTACTTCTTCTGATTATTATTATCTTTTCTCGACTTTCCCAACtgtaactcataatcatctatATCCACCTCTTTTGGTCACATCGTTTTTAATGCTAGAGACATCTGTTATGTGAATCAGCGTGATGATGATATCTTCTACGATACTTATACGTATAATCAGCAGATAatgcacaaaataatttttatttcactttaACTTGGAGCTTTTACAGGAGGAATCGGTTACATTAAAGCCTCAAAGGCTGCTACAGCCTTAACTATCTCCCTCTCCACTGCATTCTTCCATGAGAACATGAAGAACGTAAGCTCTCTGGTAGGAGAGCGAACGTAGCCAATGTCCTTCGACTGAATGCCCTCCAGTCCTTTAATCTTTTTATAGAGCAAGAGCAGATACAAGCCCTCAGTACTGAAGATCTTCACCGGATCAGTCGACCCAAGCTTTTCTTCATACTGCCACATCTGGGCAGCATAGTCTCTCTCTGAATCCATCAAATCTTATGAATGAACAGTAGAAAGATAGAGACGCAACTCCTCAATCGCCTCCCATTCTTCAACAACTTGACCTAACACCGTATCTTCATATTTGCGAGATCTCACCCTGGTCAAAGCAGCGTTGAAAtcttcagcaaaatcacctCCATGGCCCGACATCTTACTGTTCTATAGCTTATAaatgtattttgattgaccgactgatttctttatttcatatttataggcacccaaagaagatgaagagtcGGCCGATATCAATTACATTTATCCACTGATAAGCCTACACGTCAAATCATATTTTTGGACCTGACGGTGTATTCGAAACGCCACAAATCTTGATGTCAGACAATCAAGAATGATTGCAGACCTTGGACTTTGGAACCAACCgccttttatttattatatttatattatatttatcttaCCGCGTGCTTTTcacttttcaaaattcaaaatcttcAGTGACGTGTACAACATTAGCAGCCACTCTCACACTCAACGCAAACTTATATGTTTTTGCAGTTAATCTTGTATCAAACCCTTACGCCTTTCTTCCAAAAATATTGATCATACTTTTTTATTACAAAACTCCTCAAGATGTCCATCCAAAAAACTTGTCTGGCAATCAACTTCGACGAAGTGCACTCCATCAAGAACTCCAAAATTTCCGCGATGTTCAACATGATTGAAGCTTCAGGACTTTGCAAATTTCTCAGTTCTGGATCTATGGTCAACTATGATCTAGCCAAAGAATTCTTTGAATCCGCCGAATTGCATCATGGAAGCATAATTTGCATCATCAAGGGACGAAATATAGAATTCAATCAACATTTTTTCGGTGACACATTTGACCTGCCCACCAGTGGTTTGATGAAATGCGCAGACCTATCGTGGTAATACCGATCACTGGGTAGCTCAGTTCACGTTGGATGGAGCACCTATCAAAGTCAACAGTCTCAAACAAAGCTTGAAGCCAGCATATCGACTATTAGAGAACATCGTCGCAAAGACACTCTTAGCAAAGGCTGGATCTTATGACAAGATCACTCTCGAGAAACTTCAGTACATGACCTCCATTGCCTCCCAGTTGAACTTCAACTGGTCATCCATTCTCTACTCTACTCTCTGCGAGATGATTCGAGGCAAAGGACAATCCAAAGGCTTTGCACTACAGATTTGTCATGTTCTTGCAGCATTAGATGTGGACTCCTCAGCTTTTGAATCCCGACATGTCTCTAAATGGCTCAATGCAGCCACTATCCCCttattcttgcaaaagaatcaaGTGACTACTGATCAATTAAGGACTATCAAACGGAAGATCGGGGCAGAACAACAAGATGATATGAGTACTTCAACTCTTCAACTTAAACATCTGCGACCCACCAGACGCACTATAATCGTGGATTCTGACCTTGATGATGAAGTCAGTGACAATGCTCCTCTGGTCTAGGTTTTTTCTAGCTCTTCTCCCTATCCAAAGAAGAAAATGGCTTTCAAGCCATCTCAACCAAAACCAAAGAGGATCAAGCTGTTATCAACCGTTCACACTCCAACTTCTCAGCTGACAGCAACACCGGTTGAAGTCTCCGCATCAATGATACTTCCTACTCAAACAGTTCCTACTCCTCAGCCGACATCCCAGCCAGCTGAAAGCACCATAGTTACTTCTAAACCTATTTTAGTGAAGATACCCATCTCATCGGTTGATGCAGTCTCCATCATCAGTCAGCAAATTCTAAGAACTCAGGATCTGGTTATAAACACCCAAGTTCCTCAACCAAAATGAATCACTCTCAATGAACCAACGTACTCAGCACTCAACACAACCTCTACCGATCTTTATAAAAAAGTCAAAGAAATCCTCATCCcatccaaaagctcaatcaatagGCAAAATGGAGGTCCTCATCATCATTTTCAACATTCTCAGGGCTGTTCGATTCAAACTTCGGGAATTTGATGAATGGGTGTACTATCGCCTCAATGCTTCATATTCTCAGATTCTGCATGAGAACAAGCTGGAATACCTCTCCAATTTAGAAGACAAAATGTTCATTCTTACAACTACTTCCAGCCTTGAGATCGCACTCAGCAGATACAAATTGGTTGACGTCCAGCTCCGTGATAGCCTCGCCCGATACATTCTTTCTAAAAGAGAAGAGAACTATCAACCGATGAGCAAGACTGCCAAGAATTACAGTGAAGTCGTCGTCCGTCTTAAGCAGTCAGTCGATGTTACTGACACCTTTTTACGGGAATATCGGCTAAAGCACTCAATTCCTTTACCAATCGATGAATACGAGCGCGCATATCGAGCAGAAGTTCAGGAGATGATTTCAATTCTGGATTCTCACGATAACTCAGAACCGTCTGACTTCATATTCACAGCAGAGGAACAGGACTTCATTGCGGCACAAGAAGAATGTCCTTCGACATACTTCTCCTTTGCCTCCTCTTCTGCCGAACAGACGACATCAAGTACTGCTCATGTTTCAGAACCTCAACTGATCG
Proteins encoded:
- the LOC140879026 gene encoding secreted RxLR effector protein 161-like — encoded protein: MENCSAISTHMSASIKLDKDEAGAPVEVKMYRGLIGSLLYLTASRPDIMFAICLCARFQAAPKQSHYIAAKKIIKYLKGTTNAGLWYSKDSEFNLVGYSDADYAGCKIDRKITSGSCQFLGDRLISWFSKKQTSIATSTAEAEYIAAGSCCDQILWIQQQLRDYGIQSSEAPIFCDNTSVIAITHNPFMHSRTKHIDVRHHFIQENVLKKEIQMIYVSTDQQAADIFTKPLSDAKFSYFHNVLGLIELS